A single window of Sphingobacteriales bacterium DNA harbors:
- a CDS encoding acyl-CoA dehydrogenase, producing the protein MTNNVFLGDQFYSKEHLHFLLHDVFNVKQLLDYKYFNAHDIDSINLFLDATEQLCKEHFFPIWVEMDRKQPELIDGRVRVHPNIKKIMRICGEGGWINTFASNEVGGLQMPMTISIAASFIMGCANYSVTAFSGLTSGAAHLIESFASKTLQETYIPKMFAGEWQGTMALTEPNAGSSLSDIVTSAEKIADGTYKIKGQKIFISCGDHDGVDNVIHLLLARIKGAPAGTKGISMFVVPRERINTSNQLEYNDVATAGVYHKMGYKGAPITHLMFGENDDCIGYLVGEEHKGLSYMFQMMNEARISVGLHATSISTASYYAALKYCKERQQGRKIEDKNILNSPVPIIQHADVKRMLLFQKAFTEGALALELQCSIYHDLSKIAEGEEKEKNHLLLELLTPVAKSYPSETSILSTSTALQCYGGYGFTKDFPAEQYMRETRIHTLHEGTTAIHGLDLLGRKVMLQNGKATMLLMQEVMQEINQAKAHEQTKEYALQLEKKMVQLQELTIHLVGVAQKEGVEAYLSDATLYLELMGIMIMCWQWLKMSNIAIEKLKNDTNNDFLLGKLKCLEYYFEYELPKTEALLIRLKSTKRTTIEITEEQF; encoded by the coding sequence ATGACAAATAACGTATTTCTTGGAGATCAATTTTATTCTAAAGAACATCTTCATTTTTTATTACACGATGTATTTAATGTAAAACAACTTTTAGACTATAAATATTTTAATGCTCATGATATAGATTCTATTAATTTATTCTTAGATGCTACAGAACAATTGTGTAAAGAACATTTTTTTCCAATTTGGGTAGAAATGGACAGAAAACAACCAGAATTAATTGATGGAAGAGTACGTGTACATCCAAATATAAAAAAAATAATGCGAATTTGTGGCGAAGGTGGCTGGATTAATACTTTTGCATCAAACGAAGTTGGTGGTTTGCAAATGCCTATGACAATTTCTATTGCCGCAAGTTTCATAATGGGTTGTGCCAATTATTCTGTTACTGCATTTTCTGGATTAACTTCTGGTGCAGCTCATTTAATTGAAAGTTTTGCATCAAAAACACTACAAGAAACATATATACCAAAAATGTTTGCTGGCGAATGGCAAGGCACAATGGCACTTACAGAACCAAATGCAGGAAGTTCATTAAGCGATATTGTAACATCAGCAGAAAAAATAGCAGATGGTACATACAAAATAAAAGGACAGAAAATATTTATTTCTTGTGGAGACCATGATGGTGTAGACAATGTAATTCATCTACTATTAGCAAGAATAAAAGGTGCACCAGCTGGCACAAAAGGTATCTCTATGTTTGTAGTGCCAAGAGAAAGAATCAATACAAGCAATCAATTAGAATATAATGATGTAGCAACTGCTGGTGTATATCATAAAATGGGTTACAAAGGTGCGCCAATTACACATTTAATGTTTGGTGAAAATGATGATTGTATTGGTTATTTGGTAGGCGAGGAGCATAAAGGACTTTCATATATGTTCCAAATGATGAATGAAGCAAGGATATCTGTTGGCTTACATGCAACATCAATTTCTACTGCAAGTTATTATGCTGCTCTAAAATATTGCAAAGAAAGACAACAAGGAAGAAAAATAGAAGATAAAAATATTCTTAATTCACCAGTTCCAATTATACAACACGCAGATGTAAAAAGAATGCTGTTGTTTCAAAAAGCATTTACAGAAGGTGCATTAGCCTTAGAACTGCAATGCAGTATTTACCATGATTTGAGTAAAATTGCAGAAGGTGAAGAAAAAGAAAAAAATCATTTATTATTAGAATTGCTTACGCCAGTTGCCAAATCTTATCCATCAGAAACAAGTATTTTAAGCACAAGCACAGCATTGCAATGTTATGGTGGCTATGGTTTTACAAAAGATTTTCCTGCAGAGCAATACATGAGAGAAACCAGAATACATACTTTGCATGAAGGCACAACTGCAATTCATGGTTTAGACTTATTAGGCAGAAAAGTGATGTTGCAAAATGGTAAGGCAACCATGCTTTTGATGCAAGAAGTGATGCAAGAAATCAATCAGGCAAAAGCACATGAACAAACGAAAGAATATGCGCTACAACTAGAAAAGAAAATGGTGCAATTGCAAGAGTTAACTATTCATTTGGTTGGCGTAGCACAAAAAGAAGGCGTTGAGGCATATCTAAGTGATGCTACATTATATTTAGAATTAATGGGCATAATGATAATGTGTTGGCAATGGTTGAAAATGAGTAATATTGCAATAGAAAAATTAAAAAATGATACAAATAATGATTTTCTATTAGGTAAATTAAAATGTTTAGAATATTATTTTGAATACGAATTACCAAAAACAGAAGCATTATTAATTAGATTAAAATCAACTAAACGAACAACGATAGAAATTACAGAAGAACAATTTTAA
- a CDS encoding transposase encodes MNYEDKFPEFITITCYEWLALIKRNQAKEIIIESLRYLTQQNKIEVHAFVLMDNHTHLIWRIKKGYLRQNIQRDFLHHTAKQILKYLKDNHSEMINQLEVNLKDRNFKFGNEIH; translated from the coding sequence TTGAATTACGAAGATAAATTTCCAGAGTTTATAACAATTACTTGTTATGAATGGTTAGCCTTAATAAAAAGAAATCAGGCAAAAGAAATTATTATAGAAAGCCTAAGATATTTAACACAACAAAATAAGATAGAAGTTCATGCCTTTGTGCTAATGGATAATCACACGCATCTTATTTGGCGAATAAAAAAAGGATACCTACGACAAAATATTCAACGCGATTTTTTACATCATACAGCAAAACAAATTTTAAAATATTTAAAAGATAATCATTCCGAAATGATTAATCAATTAGAAGTAAATTTAAAAGATAGAAATTTCAAGTTTGGCAACGAAATTCATTAA
- a CDS encoding HAMP domain-containing histidine kinase: protein MFQYVFNKFSLLFFALLIIIFSVGYTQKVASSIKNQEIEQANELANAYKILNSSDAGENELTYALEKIKNNKNIPIIWTDAQNNIIAYKNFNDSNITSNKNYLKNELQKLEDNRINILIDEHEKHFLYYKDSDLLRTIKNYPYYQLFLVFLFFLVSFIAFSSIRKAEQNQVWVGLAKETAHQLGTPISSLSAWIELLKDKLNEEDDKLIADEMNKDINRLILVANRFSKIGSTPELSKQNLIPILEQNVAYMKMRAAHSIVFQVINNANTELYANINIQLFEWVIENLLKNALDAMNKNGKITIFVAQEKEDILIDVIDTGKGIANKNIKDVFKTGYSTKKRGWGIGLALSKRIIEDYHKGKIFVKESTEGKGTTFRITIKNIMINNSLADCQL from the coding sequence ATGTTTCAGTATGTTTTCAATAAATTTAGTCTATTATTTTTTGCATTGCTAATCATTATTTTTTCTGTTGGTTACACACAAAAAGTTGCATCAAGTATTAAAAATCAAGAGATTGAACAAGCTAATGAGCTAGCTAACGCTTATAAAATATTGAATAGTTCAGATGCAGGAGAAAATGAACTAACTTATGCACTTGAGAAAATAAAAAATAATAAAAATATTCCTATTATCTGGACAGATGCACAAAATAATATTATTGCATACAAAAACTTCAACGATTCAAACATCACATCGAATAAAAACTATTTAAAAAATGAGCTGCAAAAACTAGAAGACAATAGAATAAATATATTGATTGATGAGCACGAAAAACATTTTTTATACTATAAAGATTCTGATTTGTTAAGAACAATAAAGAATTATCCATATTACCAATTATTCTTGGTGTTTTTATTTTTCTTAGTAAGCTTTATTGCATTTTCATCCATTAGAAAAGCAGAACAAAATCAAGTGTGGGTAGGCTTGGCAAAAGAAACAGCTCATCAATTAGGAACACCCATTTCATCACTATCTGCATGGATTGAGTTATTAAAAGATAAACTCAATGAAGAAGATGATAAACTGATTGCTGATGAAATGAACAAAGACATCAATAGACTGATACTTGTAGCCAATAGATTTTCTAAAATTGGCTCTACACCAGAATTATCCAAGCAAAATCTTATTCCTATACTTGAACAAAATGTAGCCTATATGAAAATGCGTGCAGCACATTCTATTGTGTTTCAAGTCATCAATAATGCAAATACCGAATTGTATGCCAATATTAATATCCAATTATTTGAATGGGTTATTGAAAATCTATTGAAAAATGCCTTAGATGCCATGAACAAAAATGGAAAAATAACAATATTTGTTGCACAAGAAAAAGAAGATATACTAATAGATGTAATAGATACTGGCAAAGGCATTGCCAATAAAAATATAAAAGATGTATTTAAAACAGGCTACTCAACCAAGAAAAGAGGATGGGGAATAGGCTTAGCATTATCTAAAAGAATAATTGAAGACTACCACAAAGGAAAAATATTTGTAAAAGAATCTACCGAAGGAAAAGGAACTACATTTAGAATTACAATAAAAAATATAATGATAAATAACAGTCTAGCTGACTGTCAACTGTAG
- a CDS encoding restriction endonuclease subunit S — translation MLFNITGASICRCCIVPEKYLPARVNQHVSIIRVTEKALPKYVQTVLVSEIYKNLLLEIGDGATSREAITKQQLEDFKIPLPPLSEQQKIVAEIEKIEEQIKVLESEIAAISKQKEAVLKKYL, via the coding sequence ATTTTATTCAATATTACAGGTGCATCAATTTGTAGATGCTGTATAGTTCCTGAAAAATATTTACCAGCAAGAGTAAATCAACATGTTTCAATAATTAGAGTTACAGAAAAAGCTTTGCCAAAATATGTTCAAACAGTTTTAGTGTCGGAAATTTATAAAAATCTATTATTAGAAATTGGAGATGGTGCAACTTCAAGAGAAGCAATCACTAAACAACAATTAGAAGATTTTAAAATTCCACTTCCACCACTTTCCGAACAACAAAAAATAGTTGCTGAAATTGAGAAAATTGAAGAACAAATAAAAGTGTTAGAATCTGAAATTGCAGCAATATCCAAACAAAAAGAAGCAGTTTTAAAGAAATATTTATAA
- a CDS encoding transposase has product MNYEDKFPEFITITCYEWLALIKSNQAKEIIIESLRYLTQQNKIEVHAFVLMDNHTHLIWRIKKGYLRQNIQRDFLHHTAKQILKYLKDNHSEMINQLEVNLKDRKFQVWQRNSLSIELRTKEIYEQKLNYIHNNPVKAGMCIFEEEYKYSSAKFYITNEKDWDFLKHGDE; this is encoded by the coding sequence TTGAATTACGAAGATAAATTTCCAGAGTTTATAACAATTACTTGTTATGAATGGTTAGCCTTAATAAAAAGCAATCAGGCAAAAGAAATTATTATAGAAAGCCTAAGATATTTAACACAACAAAATAAGATAGAAGTTCATGCCTTTGTGCTAATGGATAATCACACGCATCTTATTTGGCGAATAAAAAAAGGATACCTACGACAAAATATTCAACGCGATTTTTTACATCATACAGCAAAACAAATTTTAAAATATTTAAAAGATAATCATTCCGAAATGATTAATCAATTAGAAGTAAATTTAAAAGATAGGAAATTTCAAGTTTGGCAACGAAATTCATTAAGCATCGAATTACGAACAAAAGAAATATATGAACAAAAATTAAATTATATACATAACAATCCAGTAAAAGCAGGAATGTGTATATTTGAAGAAGAATACAAATATAGTAGTGCAAAGTTTTATATAACTAATGAAAAAGATTGGGATTTTTTAAAACATGGTGATGAATAA
- a CDS encoding N-6 DNA methylase produces MNVTSYIKYIGFQPKENAKDIFIKKYQDGYVIEIEFEKEIINYGDKIICESKTTQNFSQAENFVVLECVNRLLEKGYKPENITLEKTWGAGHGTSGRLDICVSRNDGSEYLLIECKTYGKEFEKEFTRMKKDGGQLFTYFKFSNKADVIMLYASELKGKEIVYRNEIVKIEDDYRSGDVKDFYDKWSKLTKDNGVFDTWVNPYNFESKALTINDLEEIKQEDSSFIFNRFLEILRHNVVSDKGNAFNRIFTLFLCKIYDEKDKEETDKELEFQWFESPFTCEGVHYERDTHVTFQIRLTDLYKKGMKAFLEKNVTDFSESEFNNRYSFLTEEQRIPILQEFRKVRLEKNNEFAIKDVYDEQSFYDNAVVVKEIVELLQGYKLRYTKKQQYLSDFFELLLTTGLKQESGQFFTPVPVAQFVIKSLPIDKIIKEKLHKGEKNEYLPYVIDYAAGSGHFLTETMHEVQRIIDNNDFPEVKAEVKRFIKQAKEFHFDWAFDYVYGIEKDYRLVKVGKVGCYLHGDGLANVIHSDGLANFSHKDYKGKLGIIDKNFKQENKQFDIIVSNPPYSVSAFKNAARQFYKDEDFELYDKLTDNSSEIECLFIERTKQLLKDGGVAGIILPSSILSNTGIYTKSRELILHFFDIVAITELGSNTFMATGTNTVTLFLRRRNNYESRNLKIAVDKFFTDFQDVTIKFGENYIERPYSKYINHVWENISFEDYISLLKKEPNKAITEHEIYKEYQKKLKAKNDAAFWNLLLEREAEKLFYFIIAYPQKVVLVKSGEKDAEKRFLGYEFSSRRGSEGIHPIQRGKNIEDCTQLFDADVFDNPSKASTYIYKAFAGDFDFEIDETMQNNVSRHNLVDMMTFDRVEFEKNISLSVKKKVKIESKWEVRKLGEVSEINYGTRIVKKSEQGTIYPVYGGGGETFKSDNFNREDTFIISRFGMSPKCVRYISGKFFLNDSGLTLNTANSNILNQEYLNQFLFLNQEIVYLCGQGVAQKNLEIETFNSLKIPLPPLDIQQKIVSEIEVLEVNEKKAKEEVEKQKENIKNVISKVSGDLTSLSNITSKIRSGATPLGGEGSYKESGISLIRSQNVYDNEFHEKGLAFIDEVQAEKLKGVTVEKMTFYSILQVHQFVDAV; encoded by the coding sequence ATGAATGTAACAAGCTACATAAAGTATATTGGTTTTCAGCCTAAAGAAAATGCAAAGGATATTTTTATAAAAAAATATCAAGATGGCTATGTTATAGAAATAGAATTTGAAAAAGAAATTATTAACTACGGAGATAAAATAATTTGCGAAAGCAAAACTACCCAAAATTTTTCACAAGCAGAAAACTTTGTTGTTCTTGAATGTGTAAACAGACTTCTTGAAAAGGGCTATAAACCTGAAAATATTACATTAGAAAAAACTTGGGGAGCTGGTCACGGAACTTCGGGTAGATTAGATATTTGCGTTAGTCGTAATGATGGTTCTGAATATCTTTTAATAGAATGTAAAACTTATGGCAAAGAGTTTGAAAAAGAATTTACCCGAATGAAAAAAGATGGCGGACAACTCTTTACTTATTTTAAATTTAGTAATAAAGCCGATGTGATTATGCTTTATGCTTCAGAATTAAAAGGAAAAGAAATTGTTTACCGAAACGAAATAGTAAAAATTGAGGACGATTACAGATCGGGTGATGTAAAAGATTTTTATGACAAATGGAGTAAACTTACCAAAGACAATGGTGTTTTTGATACTTGGGTAAATCCATATAATTTTGAAAGTAAAGCTTTAACAATAAATGATTTAGAAGAAATAAAGCAAGAAGACAGTAGTTTTATTTTCAATCGTTTTCTTGAAATTTTACGGCACAATGTGGTTTCTGATAAAGGAAATGCTTTTAATAGAATTTTTACGTTGTTTCTTTGTAAAATCTATGATGAGAAGGACAAAGAAGAAACAGATAAAGAGTTAGAATTTCAATGGTTTGAATCTCCTTTTACTTGCGAAGGTGTTCATTATGAAAGAGATACTCATGTAACTTTCCAAATTCGTTTAACGGATTTGTATAAAAAAGGCATGAAAGCTTTTTTGGAAAAAAATGTTACTGATTTTTCGGAATCTGAATTTAATAACAGATATTCTTTTCTTACCGAAGAACAAAGGATACCTATTTTACAAGAATTTAGAAAAGTTCGTTTAGAAAAAAACAATGAATTTGCGATTAAGGATGTTTATGATGAGCAATCTTTTTATGACAATGCAGTTGTGGTAAAAGAGATAGTTGAACTGTTACAGGGTTATAAATTAAGATATACCAAAAAACAACAATACTTATCCGATTTCTTCGAGTTGCTTTTAACTACTGGATTAAAACAAGAATCAGGTCAGTTTTTTACGCCTGTTCCTGTAGCTCAATTTGTGATTAAAAGTTTACCTATTGATAAAATCATAAAAGAAAAATTACATAAAGGCGAAAAGAATGAATATTTACCTTATGTAATTGATTATGCAGCAGGAAGCGGACACTTTTTAACAGAAACCATGCACGAAGTGCAAAGAATAATAGATAACAATGATTTTCCAGAAGTAAAAGCTGAAGTAAAACGCTTTATCAAACAAGCAAAAGAATTTCATTTTGATTGGGCGTTTGATTATGTCTATGGGATCGAAAAAGATTATCGTTTAGTTAAAGTGGGCAAAGTCGGTTGTTACTTGCATGGAGATGGTTTGGCAAACGTAATTCATTCGGATGGTTTAGCTAATTTTAGTCATAAAGACTATAAAGGCAAATTAGGGATAATTGACAAAAACTTTAAACAGGAAAATAAACAATTTGACATAATTGTTTCAAATCCTCCATACTCCGTTTCTGCTTTTAAAAATGCTGCAAGACAATTTTATAAAGATGAAGATTTTGAACTGTATGATAAACTTACGGATAACAGTTCGGAAATTGAATGTTTGTTTATAGAACGCACCAAACAACTCCTAAAAGATGGCGGTGTTGCCGGAATCATTTTGCCAAGTTCTATATTGAGCAATACGGGTATTTACACCAAATCGCGTGAACTAATTTTACATTTTTTTGATATTGTTGCCATTACCGAATTAGGCAGCAATACCTTTATGGCGACAGGAACCAATACCGTCACCTTATTTTTAAGAAGAAGAAACAATTACGAAAGCAGAAATTTAAAAATTGCTGTAGATAAATTCTTTACCGATTTTCAAGATGTAACCATAAAGTTTGGAGAAAATTATATTGAAAGACCTTATTCAAAATACATAAACCACGTTTGGGAAAATATTTCTTTTGAAGATTATATTTCTTTATTAAAAAAAGAACCAAACAAAGCAATTACCGAACACGAAATTTACAAAGAATACCAAAAGAAACTAAAAGCTAAAAACGACGCAGCATTTTGGAATTTGCTTTTAGAAAGAGAAGCAGAAAAACTATTTTATTTCATAATAGCGTATCCGCAAAAAGTGGTATTGGTGAAAAGTGGCGAAAAAGATGCCGAAAAACGCTTTTTGGGTTACGAGTTTAGCTCCAGAAGAGGAAGCGAAGGCATACACCCAATACAGCGAGGCAAAAACATAGAAGATTGTACACAACTATTTGATGCCGATGTTTTTGATAACCCAAGCAAAGCAAGCACCTATATCTACAAAGCTTTTGCAGGTGATTTTGATTTTGAAATTGATGAAACTATGCAAAACAATGTTTCTCGCCACAACTTAGTAGATATGATGACCTTTGACCGAGTAGAATTTGAAAAAAACATTTCGCTTTCGGTTAAAAAAAAAGTAAAAATTGAAAGTAAGTGGGAAGTAAGAAAACTTGGAGAAGTTTCTGAAATTAATTACGGAACACGAATTGTAAAAAAGTCTGAACAAGGAACAATTTATCCTGTTTATGGTGGTGGCGGAGAAACTTTCAAGTCAGATAATTTTAACAGAGAAGACACATTTATCATATCAAGATTTGGAATGTCTCCAAAATGTGTAAGATATATTTCAGGAAAATTTTTCTTAAATGATTCTGGATTAACTTTAAATACTGCAAATTCAAACATTTTAAATCAAGAATACTTAAATCAGTTTTTATTTTTAAACCAAGAAATAGTTTATTTATGTGGGCAAGGTGTAGCTCAAAAAAATCTTGAAATTGAAACCTTTAATTCTTTAAAAATCCCACTACCACCATTAGACATTCAACAAAAAATTGTTTCTGAAATTGAAGTTTTAGAAGTAAATGAAAAGAAAGCGAAGGAGGAGGTTGAAAAACAAAAAGAAAATATTAAAAATGTAATTTCAAAAGTTTCAGGTGATTTAACTTCATTATCAAATATTACTTCTAAAATAAGAAGTGGAGCAACACCTCTTGGTGGAGAAGGTTCTTATAAAGAAAGTGGAATTTCATTAATTCGTAGCCAAAATGTGTATGATAATGAGTTTCATGAAAAAGGTTTAGCTTTTATTGATGAAGTTCAAGCAGAAAAATTAAAAGGTGTAACAGTTGAAAAAATGACATTTTATTCAATATTACAGGTGCATCAATTTGTAGATGCTGTATAG
- a CDS encoding UbiD family decarboxylase — protein sequence MAYTSLQDCIDDLEKSGQLIRIKEEVDPYLEMAAIHLRIHEAKGKAILFEKVKGSKYQAVSNLFGTTERSNFIFRDTLPNVKKMIALKSDPMSAIKQPFKNIGVALAAWKALPKKVSSHSFEKIKISDLPQIHCWEKDGGAFVTLPIVYSEDADKPGAMHSNLGMYRIQLSGNDYIQDKEIGLHYQLHRGIGVHQTKWNKLGKPMKVSVFIGGPPSHSFAAVMPLPEDLSELTFAGALGGRRFRYMYDEEGYCLSTDADFVITGDVYPNENKPEGPFGDHLGYYSLKHDFPLMRVKNVYAKKNAIWSFTVVGRPPQEDTAFGNMIHEMTGSAISTEIPGVHEVHAVDAAGVHPLLLAIGSERYTPYYKEKRPQELLTISNHILGTGQLSLAKFLFIADKSDDETLKTHEEEKFFQHILERIDLSRDIHFQTKTTIDTLDYSGDGLNTGSKVIIAAAGEKKRDLLSELPKDFVLPSGFKNPRLVTKGIVAVELTDDRRQSTVESIIKEISGQWTVDSGLPLIVICDDADFLAKDFANFLWVTFTRSNPSHDLYGINEHFENKHWCCDTLIIDARIKPHHAPVLEKNAAVEKRVDEILKKYI from the coding sequence ATGGCTTATACATCCTTACAAGATTGCATTGATGATTTAGAAAAATCAGGACAGTTAATTCGTATTAAAGAAGAAGTAGATCCTTATTTAGAAATGGCGGCTATCCATTTGCGCATTCACGAAGCAAAAGGGAAAGCTATTTTATTTGAAAAAGTAAAAGGCAGCAAATATCAAGCAGTGTCTAACTTATTTGGCACTACAGAACGTAGCAATTTTATTTTTAGAGATACATTGCCAAATGTAAAAAAAATGATTGCACTCAAATCAGATCCAATGAGTGCTATTAAACAACCTTTCAAAAATATTGGCGTGGCATTGGCTGCATGGAAAGCATTACCTAAAAAAGTATCGTCGCATTCTTTTGAGAAAATAAAAATCTCCGATTTACCACAAATCCATTGTTGGGAAAAAGACGGTGGCGCTTTTGTTACCTTGCCAATTGTGTATTCAGAAGATGCAGACAAACCAGGTGCTATGCATTCTAATTTAGGCATGTATCGTATTCAGCTTTCTGGCAACGATTATATTCAAGATAAAGAAATCGGATTACACTATCAATTGCATCGAGGTATTGGTGTACATCAAACCAAATGGAATAAATTAGGCAAACCGATGAAAGTATCTGTGTTTATTGGCGGACCGCCATCGCATTCTTTTGCAGCAGTTATGCCATTGCCAGAAGATTTATCTGAGTTGACCTTTGCTGGTGCATTAGGCGGCAGACGTTTTAGATATATGTATGATGAAGAAGGTTATTGTTTAAGCACCGATGCCGACTTTGTAATTACTGGCGATGTATATCCAAATGAGAATAAACCAGAAGGTCCATTTGGCGACCACTTAGGCTATTATTCTTTAAAACATGATTTTCCATTGATGCGTGTAAAAAATGTATATGCTAAGAAAAATGCAATATGGAGTTTTACAGTCGTAGGTCGTCCACCACAAGAAGATACTGCTTTTGGCAACATGATACACGAAATGACTGGCTCTGCCATTAGCACAGAAATTCCTGGTGTGCATGAAGTGCATGCGGTAGATGCTGCTGGTGTACATCCATTATTATTAGCCATTGGTAGTGAGCGTTACACACCTTATTACAAAGAAAAAAGACCTCAGGAATTATTAACCATATCAAATCATATTTTAGGAACAGGGCAATTGTCGTTAGCAAAATTCTTGTTTATTGCAGATAAGAGTGACGATGAAACGTTGAAAACACACGAAGAAGAAAAGTTCTTCCAGCATATTTTAGAAAGAATAGATTTATCTCGAGATATACATTTTCAAACAAAAACAACGATAGATACGTTAGATTATAGTGGCGATGGCTTGAACACAGGAAGCAAAGTAATTATTGCTGCAGCTGGCGAAAAGAAAAGAGATTTATTGAGTGAATTACCTAAAGATTTTGTTTTACCATCAGGATTTAAAAATCCAAGATTAGTAACAAAAGGAATTGTTGCTGTTGAGTTGACAGACGACAGACGACAGTCCACAGTAGAAAGTATTATAAAAGAAATCAGTGGACAGTGGACAGTGGACAGCGGACTTCCATTGATTGTTATTTGCGATGATGCTGATTTTTTAGCGAAAGATTTTGCTAATTTTCTTTGGGTAACGTTTACACGAAGCAATCCATCGCATGATTTGTATGGTATTAATGAGCATTTTGAAAACAAACATTGGTGTTGTGATACTTTGATTATAGATGCACGCATCAAACCACATCATGCACCAGTTTTAGAAAAAAATGCTGCTGTAGAAAAACGTGTTGATGAGATTTTGAAGAAGTATATTTAG
- a CDS encoding transposase, with protein sequence MSEFITITCYEWLALIKSNQEKEIIIESLRYLTQQNKIEVHAFVLMDNHMHLIWRIKKGYLRQNIQRDFLHHTAKQILKYLKDNHSEMINQLEVNLKDRKFQVWQRNSLSIDLRTKKVYEQKLNYIHNNPVKAGICIFEEEYKYSSAKFYITNEKDWDFLEQGDE encoded by the coding sequence ATTTCAGAGTTTATAACAATTACTTGTTATGAATGGTTAGCCTTAATAAAAAGCAATCAGGAAAAAGAAATTATTATAGAAAGCCTAAGATATTTAACACAACAAAATAAGATAGAAGTTCATGCCTTTGTGCTAATGGATAATCACATGCATCTTATTTGGCGAATAAAAAAAGGATACCTACGACAAAATATTCAACGCGATTTTTTACATCATACAGCAAAACAAATTTTAAAATATTTAAAAGATAATCATTCCGAAATGATTAATCAATTAGAAGTAAATTTAAAAGATAGAAAATTCCAAGTGTGGCAACGTAACTCTTTAAGTATTGATTTAAGAACAAAAAAAGTATATGAACAAAAATTAAATTATATACACAATAATCCAGTTAAGGCAGGAATTTGTATATTTGAGGAAGAATATAAATATAGTAGTGCAAAGTTTTATATAACTAATGAAAAAGATTGGGATTTTTTAGAACAAGGCGATGAATAA
- a CDS encoding DUF559 domain-containing protein produces the protein MGRIPISIEKIKVENQIRFSENEINETVKYLFKLTEKGQQWEKTFMCDRDDLLKLRNEIDKLIETTTTAEVLKISNEKAKIVDKYYKEDKLCQNCDFKLTFKCKECLFVLQSPLERQLYLELSKTYIRFKTQYALNWHGQNISIEGKTYGDENNNFKEVLTVVDFYIEKRQAKLCVYTDGHTYHERTEEQAQRDRNIDRKLQELGFQVLRYTGKDVIENTGKIINDIKKWIEY, from the coding sequence ATGGGACGAATTCCAATAAGCATTGAAAAAATTAAAGTTGAAAACCAAATAAGATTTTCAGAAAATGAAATAAATGAAACTGTAAAATATTTATTTAAATTGACAGAGAAAGGTCAGCAATGGGAAAAAACATTTATGTGTGATAGAGATGACTTACTCAAATTGAGAAACGAAATTGACAAACTTATTGAAACAACAACAACAGCAGAAGTTTTAAAAATCTCAAATGAAAAAGCAAAAATTGTAGACAAATATTATAAAGAAGATAAACTTTGCCAGAACTGTGATTTTAAGTTGACTTTCAAATGTAAAGAATGTTTGTTTGTATTACAAAGCCCATTAGAAAGACAATTATATTTAGAACTTTCAAAAACGTATATTAGATTTAAAACTCAATATGCTTTAAATTGGCATGGACAAAATATTTCAATTGAAGGAAAAACATACGGAGATGAAAACAATAACTTTAAAGAAGTTTTGACAGTTGTAGATTTTTATATTGAAAAACGACAAGCCAAATTGTGCGTTTATACAGATGGACACACTTATCACGAAAGAACAGAAGAACAGGCACAACGAGATAGAAACATTGATAGAAAACTTCAAGAGTTAGGTTTTCAAGTTTTAAGATATACAGGAAAAGATGTAATTGAAAATACTGGCAAAATTATTAATGACATAAAAAAATGGATTGAATATTAA